A region of Anolis sagrei isolate rAnoSag1 chromosome 2, rAnoSag1.mat, whole genome shotgun sequence DNA encodes the following proteins:
- the LOC132769237 gene encoding platelet glycoprotein IX-like: MKIKECKATNKVVPPCVLDLKMVTCQGLLIFLFLETASASSCPDRCTCSPSDQNPLKVDCSFRELMTLPHLPSSTQELYLQENKLETIQPGAFDNLQMLQVINLSSNPWHCDCGILYLRNWLEDQVESTHTGGVTCFTPSSLHKRPISELKRNELLSCSTSQRRCSDLLFFDAPIFILVFITLLICGFLITRRTKFKVEVCDTRTNIPRILPSTSYQLKRRTRRVSSNSSLLVTIVP, translated from the coding sequence AATGGTCACATGTCAAGGACTGCTGATTTTTCTGTTCCTTGAGACTGCCTCAGCAAGTTCCTGTCCTGACCGTTGTACTTGTTCACCATCAGATCAGAACCCACTAAAAGTGGACTGCAGCTTCAGAGAACTGATGACACTTCCCCACCTACCCAGCTCAACACAAGAACTGTACCTCCAGGAAAACAAATTGGAAACAATACAGCCAGGTGCATTTGATAACCTTCAGATGCTGCAAGTCATCAATTTATCAAGTAATCCATGGCACTGTGACTGTGGAATTCTGTATCTGAGAAACTGGTTAGAAGACCAAGTGGAAAGCACGCACACTGGTGGTGTGACTTGCTTTACTCCTTCTTCACTTCACAAAAGACCTATATCTGAACTAAAAAGAAATGAACTTCTTTCTTGTTCCACATCCCAAAGACGTTGTTCAGATCTCTTATTCTTTGATGCACCAATCTTCATTTTAGTATTCATTACTCTCCTGATTTGTGGTTTCCTAATAACAAGAAGGACTAAATTTAAAGTGGAGGTTTGTGACACCCGCACAAACATCCCAAGAATATTACCTTCAACTTCTTATCAGTTGAAAAGAAGAACGAGAAGAGTATCAAGCAATTCATCATTGCTAGTGACGATTGTGCCGTAG